A DNA window from Micromonospora sp. NBC_01739 contains the following coding sequences:
- a CDS encoding endonuclease/exonuclease/phosphatase family protein gives MARLSGQIRIGSWNVREGLPYPSEDPATRPQALDELVGLIREKSIDVLALQEVDFSFDGESAVLAAILGRTELQYAATLPLSDSSFEAGRQAGVAVVSRYPMAGIESFLLPNPGLWTERGARRLSLHDKGAVVCSIDFGLTELKVASLHSFPFHRFGRDARDPAFADVWNTISSKLPRWPGSQLIICGDFNTEERALLLDAFSSSMVRAFDGRPTHFGKEIDDIVFSASLGVAASPRLVSNFSDHDLCLVDLHSRW, from the coding sequence TTGGCCCGCCTGAGTGGGCAGATCAGGATCGGAAGCTGGAACGTTCGAGAGGGATTGCCGTATCCGTCGGAAGATCCGGCCACCCGCCCACAGGCACTCGACGAACTTGTCGGTTTGATCAGGGAAAAATCGATCGATGTCTTGGCGCTGCAGGAAGTCGATTTCTCATTCGATGGTGAATCGGCGGTTTTGGCAGCGATTCTCGGCCGGACCGAATTGCAGTACGCCGCGACGCTTCCGCTCTCCGACTCCTCCTTCGAGGCTGGTCGCCAGGCAGGAGTAGCCGTGGTCAGTCGTTACCCGATGGCTGGCATAGAAAGCTTCCTGCTCCCTAATCCTGGACTGTGGACGGAGCGTGGAGCGCGCCGACTAAGTTTACACGACAAGGGGGCGGTGGTCTGCAGCATCGACTTCGGCCTGACCGAACTCAAGGTCGCCTCCCTGCATTCGTTTCCTTTCCATCGGTTCGGCCGGGATGCAAGAGATCCCGCATTTGCCGATGTTTGGAACACTATTTCCTCGAAGCTGCCCCGGTGGCCGGGAAGCCAATTGATTATCTGCGGCGATTTCAACACGGAGGAGCGTGCGTTGTTGCTCGATGCTTTCTCTTCGTCAATGGTGAGAGCATTTGATGGGCGTCCGACGCACTTCGGCAAGGAAATCGACGACATAGTCTTCTCCGCAAGCCTTGGAGTCGCGGCTAGCCCTCGGCTGGTTTCCAACTTCTCCGATCACGACCTGTGTCTGGTGGACTTGCATTCGAGGTGGTGA
- the paaE gene encoding 1,2-phenylacetyl-CoA epoxidase subunit PaaE: protein MTVTITRPVRRRPVFHPLPVIAVDRLTADAVAVTFEVPQELRETFAFRAGQHLTVRLPAAQPESEDVRRSYSICSTPQELARHGRLRIGVREIPGGAFSSYACGVLRSGDTVEVLPPLGHFTTAFAPDRVRRYGAVVAGSGITPVLSLIATALAVEAASTFTLVYGNRTANSVMFAEELADLKDRYPTRLHLVHVLSREQGESALLSGRVDAERLGRLLDTIVPGDLIEEWFLCGPYGLVVDAREVLAGRGVPESAVHTELFHVDAAPEPLRRPEDSSGGTEVTIMLDGRSSSFTMRRDERVLDAALKVRGELPYACKGGVCSTCRAKVVSGEVEMARNYALEPDEVAAGYVLTCQSSPRTDTLTVDYDS, encoded by the coding sequence GTGACTGTCACCATCACCCGCCCGGTCCGCCGTCGCCCGGTGTTCCACCCGCTGCCCGTCATCGCCGTGGACCGGCTCACCGCCGACGCCGTCGCGGTCACCTTCGAGGTGCCGCAGGAGCTGCGCGAGACCTTCGCCTTCCGCGCCGGTCAGCACCTGACGGTACGCCTACCTGCCGCGCAGCCGGAGAGCGAGGACGTGCGCCGCTCGTACTCGATCTGCTCCACCCCGCAGGAGTTGGCCCGGCACGGGCGGCTGCGCATCGGGGTGCGGGAGATCCCCGGCGGGGCCTTCTCGTCGTACGCCTGCGGGGTTCTGCGCAGCGGCGACACCGTGGAGGTGCTGCCCCCGCTGGGCCACTTCACCACGGCCTTCGCGCCGGACCGGGTGCGTCGCTACGGCGCGGTGGTCGCCGGCTCCGGCATCACCCCGGTGCTGTCGCTGATCGCCACGGCCCTGGCCGTCGAGGCGGCCAGCACCTTCACCCTGGTGTACGGCAACCGGACGGCCAACAGCGTGATGTTCGCCGAGGAGTTGGCCGACCTCAAGGACCGCTACCCGACCCGACTGCACCTGGTGCATGTGCTCTCCCGGGAGCAGGGCGAGTCCGCGCTGCTGTCCGGGCGGGTGGACGCCGAGCGGCTGGGTCGCCTGCTGGACACCATCGTCCCCGGGGACCTGATCGAGGAATGGTTCCTCTGCGGCCCGTACGGCCTGGTGGTGGACGCTCGTGAGGTGCTGGCCGGGCGGGGTGTGCCGGAGTCGGCAGTGCACACCGAGCTGTTCCATGTCGACGCCGCACCCGAGCCCCTGCGCCGACCCGAGGACTCCTCCGGCGGCACGGAGGTGACCATCATGCTCGACGGCCGTTCGTCGAGCTTCACCATGCGCCGCGACGAGCGGGTGCTGGACGCCGCGCTGAAGGTCCGCGGCGAACTGCCGTACGCCTGCAAGGGTGGGGTCTGCTCGACCTGCCGGGCGAAGGTGGTCTCCGGCGAGGTGGAGATGGCCCGCAACTACGCCCTGGAGCCCGACGAGGTGGCCGCCGGGTACGTGCTGACCTGCCAGTCCAGCCCACGCACGGACACCCTGACCGTCGACTACGACTCCTAG
- the paaD gene encoding 1,2-phenylacetyl-CoA epoxidase subunit PaaD translates to MNFAYEAAAAVVDPEIRVVTIADLGILRAVEVAPDTGRVVVTITPTYTGCPAMDVIRADIRRALAAAGHPDAEVRTVHSPAWSTDWITDAGRAKLAAAGIAPPAPVRRDGVVPLTLAVRCPRCGSLETEQLSRFGSTACKSLWRCRACSEPFDHVKAL, encoded by the coding sequence GTGAACTTCGCGTACGAGGCCGCGGCCGCGGTGGTGGACCCGGAGATCCGGGTGGTCACCATCGCCGACCTCGGCATCCTGCGCGCGGTGGAAGTGGCGCCGGATACCGGCCGGGTGGTGGTGACCATCACCCCGACCTACACCGGCTGTCCGGCGATGGACGTCATCCGCGCGGACATCCGCCGGGCCCTGGCCGCGGCCGGTCACCCCGATGCCGAGGTACGCACGGTGCACAGCCCCGCCTGGAGCACCGACTGGATCACCGACGCCGGGCGGGCCAAGCTGGCCGCCGCCGGCATCGCCCCACCGGCCCCGGTCCGCCGCGACGGGGTCGTCCCGTTGACCCTGGCCGTGCGCTGCCCGCGTTGCGGGTCCCTGGAGACCGAGCAGCTAAGCCGGTTCGGCTCCACCGCCTGCAAGTCACTCTGGCGCTGCCGCGCCTGCTCCGAACCGTTCGACCATGTGAAGGCACTGTGA
- the paaC gene encoding 1,2-phenylacetyl-CoA epoxidase subunit PaaC: MNGPFDFTLALGDDALIAAQRLAEWTTRAPEMEEDIALANIALDQLGAARLLLSYAGELEGAGRDEDALAYLRDDREFRNCLLVELPNGDFAMTMAKLLVLSAYQLPLYTALAGCADERLAAIGGKARKESAYHLDHAALWVRRLGDGTEESHRRMQAGIDEVWPYVPELFAAQPQAPVDPATLRAEFDTTVSTVLAEATLTAPEPGWAPAGGREGLHTEHLSYLLAEMQVLHRAHPGARW; encoded by the coding sequence GTGAACGGTCCGTTCGATTTCACCCTCGCCCTCGGTGACGATGCGCTGATCGCGGCGCAGCGGCTGGCCGAGTGGACCACCCGGGCGCCGGAGATGGAAGAGGACATCGCGCTGGCCAACATCGCCCTGGATCAGCTCGGTGCGGCCCGGCTGCTGCTGTCGTACGCGGGTGAGCTGGAGGGCGCCGGACGGGACGAGGACGCCTTGGCGTACCTGCGCGACGACCGGGAGTTCCGCAACTGCCTGCTGGTCGAGCTGCCCAACGGCGACTTCGCGATGACCATGGCGAAGCTGCTCGTCCTGTCGGCGTACCAACTGCCGCTCTACACCGCTCTGGCGGGCTGCGCCGACGAGCGGTTGGCCGCCATCGGAGGCAAGGCCCGCAAGGAGTCCGCGTACCACCTGGACCACGCCGCCCTCTGGGTACGGCGACTGGGCGACGGCACCGAGGAGTCGCACCGGCGGATGCAGGCCGGCATCGACGAGGTCTGGCCGTACGTCCCGGAGTTGTTCGCCGCCCAGCCGCAGGCCCCGGTCGACCCGGCCACCCTGCGGGCCGAGTTCGACACGACGGTCTCGACCGTGCTCGCGGAGGCGACCCTCACCGCGCCGGAGCCCGGCTGGGCACCGGCCGGTGGACGCGAGGGCCTGCACACCGAGCACCTGTCGTACCTGCTTGCCGAGATGCAGGTGCTGCATCGGGCCCACCCCGGCGCCCGCTGGTGA
- the paaB gene encoding 1,2-phenylacetyl-CoA epoxidase subunit PaaB translates to MSQHITPLWEVFVRARRGLAHTHVGSLHAPDAELALRNARDLYTRRQEGVSIWVVPAGAITASSPDEKDAFFDPAADKVYRHPTFYEVPEGVAHL, encoded by the coding sequence ATGAGCCAGCACATCACCCCCCTGTGGGAGGTCTTCGTACGGGCCCGGCGCGGGTTGGCGCACACCCACGTGGGCAGCCTGCACGCCCCCGACGCCGAGTTGGCCCTGCGCAACGCCCGTGATCTCTACACCCGCCGCCAGGAAGGGGTGTCCATCTGGGTGGTGCCGGCCGGCGCGATCACCGCCTCCAGCCCGGACGAGAAGGACGCCTTCTTCGACCCGGCGGCCGACAAGGTCTACCGCCACCCCACCTTCTACGAGGTGCCGGAAGGGGTGGCCCACCTGTGA
- the paaA gene encoding 1,2-phenylacetyl-CoA epoxidase subunit PaaA — MYGNDFPGEDPPGGLLGEVEAAEADLRAAAERDRGAPGQDVDLAAYFAEVIDADQKIEPRDWMPEAYRRTLIRQIAQHAHSEIIGMQPEGNWISRAPSLKRKAILLAKVQDEAGHGLYLYAAAETLGISRDELVDLLLEGRQKYSSIFNYPTLTWADVGAIGWLVDGAAIVNQVPLCRCSYGPYARAMIRVCKEESFHQRQGYEILHTLAHGTPAQKAMAQDALDRWWYPSLAMFGPPDGDSTHSAQSMAWKIKRFSNDELRQRFVDMCVGQAEVLGLTIPDPDLRWNSERQAYDFTQPDYAELMRVISGDGPCNRQRMEHRRRAHTEGAWVREAAAAYAAKQASKEKVAA, encoded by the coding sequence ATGTATGGCAATGACTTCCCGGGTGAGGACCCGCCCGGCGGCCTGCTCGGCGAGGTGGAGGCGGCGGAGGCGGACCTGCGGGCCGCCGCGGAGCGAGACCGGGGTGCCCCTGGTCAGGACGTCGACCTGGCCGCCTACTTCGCGGAGGTCATCGACGCCGACCAGAAGATCGAGCCGCGCGACTGGATGCCCGAGGCGTACCGGCGGACGTTGATCCGGCAGATCGCCCAGCACGCCCACTCCGAGATCATCGGGATGCAGCCCGAGGGCAACTGGATCAGCCGGGCCCCGTCGCTCAAGCGCAAGGCGATCCTGCTGGCCAAGGTCCAGGACGAGGCCGGCCACGGCCTGTACCTCTACGCCGCCGCGGAGACCCTGGGGATCAGTCGGGACGAGCTGGTCGACCTGCTGCTCGAAGGCCGGCAGAAGTACAGCTCGATCTTCAACTACCCCACCCTCACCTGGGCCGACGTCGGCGCCATCGGATGGCTGGTGGACGGCGCGGCGATCGTCAACCAGGTCCCGCTCTGCCGCTGCTCCTACGGCCCGTACGCCCGCGCCATGATCCGGGTCTGCAAGGAGGAGTCGTTCCACCAGCGCCAGGGCTACGAGATCCTGCACACCCTGGCCCACGGCACCCCGGCCCAGAAGGCGATGGCCCAGGACGCCCTGGACCGCTGGTGGTACCCCTCGCTGGCCATGTTCGGCCCGCCGGACGGCGACTCCACCCACTCCGCCCAGTCGATGGCCTGGAAGATCAAGCGCTTCTCCAACGACGAGCTGCGGCAGCGCTTCGTGGACATGTGCGTCGGCCAGGCCGAGGTGCTCGGGCTGACCATCCCCGACCCCGACCTGCGCTGGAACTCAGAACGCCAGGCGTACGACTTCACCCAGCCCGACTACGCCGAGCTGATGCGGGTCATCTCCGGCGACGGGCCGTGCAACCGGCAGCGGATGGAACACCGGCGTCGCGCCCACACCGAGGGCGCCTGGGTACGTGAGGCCGCCGCGGCGTACGCGGCCAAGCAGGCAAGCAAGGAGAAGGTCGCGGCATGA
- a CDS encoding menaquinone biosynthetic enzyme MqnA/MqnD family protein produces MIERVARPRVGHIQFLNCLPIYWGLMRSGALLDVDLYKDTPDRLNAALVAGDLDIGPISLVEYLRHADELLLLPDLAVGSDGPVLSVNLVSTRPLTELDGARVALGSTSRTGVLLAQLLLRERYGVQPEYFRCPPDLTQMLLEADAAVLIGDVALRALYEAPSRGLTVTDLGQAWREWTGLPMVFAVWAARRDFAAAHPGLVKEVHEAFLRSRDLCLAELDQVVESAARWEPFDAATLASYYQALDFSLGDRQVAGLREFARHAAALAEAPALPPTGPTFFTR; encoded by the coding sequence ATGATCGAGCGCGTCGCCCGTCCCCGGGTCGGGCACATCCAGTTCCTCAACTGCCTACCGATCTACTGGGGCCTGATGCGCTCCGGCGCCCTGCTGGACGTCGATCTGTACAAGGACACCCCGGACCGGCTCAACGCCGCGCTCGTCGCCGGTGACCTGGACATCGGACCGATCTCCCTGGTGGAGTACCTGCGGCACGCGGACGAACTCCTGCTGCTGCCCGACCTGGCGGTCGGCAGCGACGGCCCGGTGCTGTCGGTCAACCTGGTCAGCACCCGTCCGCTCACCGAACTCGACGGGGCCCGGGTGGCGCTCGGCTCGACCTCGCGCACTGGTGTGCTGCTCGCCCAACTGCTGCTGCGCGAGCGGTACGGGGTGCAGCCCGAGTACTTCCGGTGCCCGCCCGATCTGACCCAGATGCTGCTGGAGGCGGACGCGGCGGTGCTGATCGGTGATGTGGCCCTGCGCGCCCTCTACGAGGCGCCGAGCCGGGGCCTGACGGTCACCGACCTGGGTCAGGCCTGGCGGGAGTGGACCGGCCTACCGATGGTCTTCGCCGTCTGGGCCGCCCGACGCGACTTCGCCGCCGCCCACCCCGGACTGGTCAAGGAGGTGCACGAGGCCTTCCTGCGCTCCCGTGACCTGTGCCTGGCCGAACTCGACCAGGTCGTCGAGTCCGCGGCCCGCTGGGAACCCTTCGACGCGGCCACCCTGGCCTCCTACTACCAGGCGCTGGACTTCTCCCTGGGCGATCGCCAGGTGGCCGGCCTCCGCGAGTTCGCCCGCCACGCCGCCGCCCTGGCCGAAGCCCCCGCCCTCCCCCCCACCGGCCCCACCTTCTTCACCCGCTAA
- a CDS encoding MFS transporter, whose translation MSFTSGDSRWSDVGLATAARGIATCGDFLAAVTLTLTLQSAGAGGSAVAGVLLAATLPLVLLAPLTGRLADRVDSRTLLIGAGLAQSVICLNLAYARHPLLVVCLIALLATGLAVTQPVLSALIPAMVRPADLPRAVALNQTAGTMGILAGPALAGFLVGWFGSRVPLLVGAASYLALVVAGLLIRTRRGGARPSTPSAAGAAGTPDGATADWRLRRDPLLVAMVATLAGVIAAVGAINVIEVFYVRETLGASAATYGLVTGAWTLGVLCGAWIFARLARRFADDAALVQAGLFLLGGCCLMVLVSVTVPVALLLVPIWLIGGVCNGGDNVFNNLLLARRVPEAARGRAFAAMGAAVQGASMVGYLIGGLLLEVSEPRPLIVGCGVAGLLVLLGFVRPVRRAIRAERSRCAAMAPPAGPPGAGFATSTPVR comes from the coding sequence ATGTCTTTCACATCTGGCGACTCGCGCTGGTCGGACGTCGGGCTGGCCACTGCCGCCCGGGGCATCGCGACCTGCGGTGACTTCCTCGCCGCCGTCACGCTGACGCTGACCCTCCAGTCGGCGGGGGCCGGTGGCAGCGCAGTCGCCGGAGTGCTGCTGGCGGCCACCTTGCCGCTGGTGCTGCTCGCCCCGTTGACCGGGCGGCTCGCCGACCGGGTGGACAGCCGGACCCTGCTGATCGGTGCCGGCCTGGCGCAGTCGGTGATCTGCCTCAACCTGGCGTACGCCCGGCATCCGCTGCTGGTCGTCTGCCTGATCGCACTGCTCGCCACCGGTCTGGCGGTCACCCAGCCGGTGCTCTCCGCCCTGATCCCCGCGATGGTGCGTCCAGCCGACCTGCCCCGGGCGGTCGCGCTCAACCAGACCGCCGGCACTATGGGCATACTCGCCGGTCCGGCGCTGGCCGGCTTCCTGGTCGGGTGGTTCGGCAGTCGGGTGCCGCTGCTGGTGGGCGCGGCGAGCTACCTTGCGCTCGTCGTTGCCGGGTTGCTCATCCGCACCCGTCGAGGCGGCGCCCGGCCTTCGACGCCGTCGGCTGCCGGTGCCGCCGGGACGCCGGACGGTGCCACGGCGGACTGGCGACTGCGCCGGGACCCGTTGCTGGTGGCGATGGTGGCCACCCTGGCCGGGGTGATCGCGGCAGTCGGGGCGATCAATGTGATCGAGGTCTTCTACGTACGGGAAACTCTGGGGGCCTCCGCCGCTACCTACGGACTGGTGACCGGGGCGTGGACCCTCGGCGTGCTCTGCGGTGCCTGGATCTTCGCCCGGCTGGCCCGGCGGTTCGCCGACGACGCCGCTCTGGTCCAGGCAGGTCTGTTCCTGCTCGGCGGCTGCTGCCTCATGGTGCTGGTCTCGGTGACGGTGCCGGTGGCGCTGCTGCTGGTGCCGATCTGGCTGATCGGTGGCGTGTGCAACGGCGGCGACAACGTTTTCAACAACCTGCTGTTGGCTCGGCGGGTACCGGAGGCCGCCCGTGGGCGGGCCTTCGCTGCGATGGGCGCGGCGGTGCAGGGCGCTTCGATGGTCGGTTACCTGATCGGCGGACTGTTGCTGGAGGTGAGCGAACCCCGGCCGCTGATCGTCGGCTGCGGAGTGGCCGGGTTGCTGGTGCTGCTCGGCTTCGTCCGGCCGGTCCGGCGTGCGATCCGGGCCGAGCGGTCCCGCTGCGCTGCGATGGCCCCGCCTGCAGGGCCGCCGGGTGCGGGGTTTGCCACTTCGACGCCGGTCCGCTGA
- a CDS encoding ArsR/SmtB family transcription factor — translation MTEAHPELPRVTISDPQTLRALAHPARLAIMEHLAATEGAVTATECAEVAGLSPSATSYHLRALARFGLVEAAPSRGDARERLWRSTMRSWAIDAGRAADPSTREAERSLVEVFLTRNLERSRDWLRRAPDEPEEWYRNAMLSDSLLLLTAEELAEVNRAVLEVLRPFRKRSRPDPPPGARRVAIQYQALPLD, via the coding sequence ATGACGGAGGCCCACCCCGAGCTGCCCCGGGTGACGATCAGCGACCCGCAGACGTTGCGTGCGCTCGCCCACCCGGCCCGGCTCGCGATCATGGAACATCTCGCGGCGACCGAGGGGGCGGTGACCGCCACCGAATGCGCCGAGGTGGCGGGGCTGTCCCCGAGCGCGACCAGCTACCACCTCCGGGCGCTGGCCCGGTTCGGGCTGGTCGAGGCGGCGCCGAGCCGGGGGGATGCCCGGGAACGGTTGTGGCGCAGCACGATGCGGTCCTGGGCGATCGACGCCGGTCGGGCCGCCGACCCGTCGACGCGTGAGGCCGAGCGGAGCCTCGTCGAGGTCTTTCTGACTCGGAATCTGGAGCGTAGCCGCGACTGGTTGCGTCGGGCGCCCGACGAGCCGGAGGAGTGGTACCGGAACGCGATGCTCAGCGACTCGCTGCTGTTGCTCACGGCCGAGGAGTTGGCGGAGGTGAATCGCGCGGTGCTGGAGGTGCTGCGGCCGTTCCGCAAGCGGAGCCGGCCCGATCCGCCGCCGGGTGCCCGCCGGGTGGCGATCCAGTACCAGGCGCTGCCGCTGGACTGA
- a CDS encoding HelD family protein: MPASDLDADLNAEREHLDISRTALRRMRERAEALFATGDKVAGDSYTAEQLGRHLARRVAELADDPRTPLFFGRLDFGAAPADQAAPADQAGHNNPAEHAGQRYHVGRRHITDEQGEPLVLDWRAPVSRSFYRASASDPQGLAVRRRFGFDNGALTSFEDEHLDRGEELGTASRILTAEIERPRVGPMRDIVATIQPEQDELVRADLAESICVQGAPGTGKTAVGLHRAAYLLYLHRERLRRSKVLVVGPNRAFLAYIAAVLPALGEVEVEQATVEDLVDRVAVRAVDPPAVAVLKHDARMAEVLRRAVDGYLGEPTEPIVVSDGSFRWRIGLEPLHRLVQETRAERLPYALGRERVRARVVGLLQRQAEARRAESPSEAWLRRMGRAKPVTAFLDTVWPALTPDGLVHALLAEPARLAAAAEGLLTPAEQALLTDQDSTSTAGISSPRSGTKLGRTPKATRWSAADAVLIDEAAGLIERPGSYGHVVVDEAQDLSAMQCRVLARRSEHGSLTLLGDLAQATAPWAATDWRVTLGHLGKPDATVVPLTVGFRVPADVLAFANRLLPSLAVDVPPAESLRRDGVLTVRTVTDLFGATVAEVGAALAHEGSVAVIAADDAVDRLGAVLATAGIETATPDDPGGGPRVTVLPATAVKGLEYDHVIVVEPAAIVAAEPRGLHRLYVVLTRAVSRMSVLHSAPLPTPLG, encoded by the coding sequence GTGCCTGCATCCGACCTCGACGCCGATCTCAATGCCGAACGCGAACACCTGGACATCTCCCGCACGGCGTTACGCCGGATGCGGGAACGCGCCGAGGCGCTCTTCGCCACCGGCGACAAGGTCGCCGGGGACTCGTACACCGCGGAACAGCTCGGCCGGCACCTCGCCCGGCGGGTGGCCGAACTGGCCGACGACCCACGAACGCCGCTGTTCTTCGGCCGACTCGACTTCGGCGCCGCCCCCGCCGACCAAGCCGCCCCCGCCGACCAAGCCGGACACAACAACCCCGCCGAGCATGCCGGACAGCGCTACCACGTCGGTCGCCGGCACATCACCGACGAGCAGGGCGAACCGCTGGTGCTGGACTGGCGGGCGCCGGTGTCCCGGTCGTTCTACCGGGCCAGCGCAAGCGACCCGCAGGGGCTGGCCGTACGGCGTCGGTTCGGATTCGACAACGGGGCGCTGACCAGCTTCGAGGACGAGCACCTGGACCGGGGCGAGGAACTCGGCACCGCCAGCCGGATCCTGACCGCCGAGATCGAACGGCCCCGGGTGGGGCCGATGCGGGACATCGTCGCCACCATCCAGCCCGAGCAGGACGAGTTGGTCCGCGCCGACCTGGCGGAGTCGATCTGCGTCCAGGGTGCCCCGGGCACCGGGAAGACCGCGGTCGGGCTGCACCGGGCCGCGTACCTGCTCTATCTGCACCGGGAGCGGCTGCGCCGGTCGAAGGTGCTGGTCGTGGGCCCTAACCGGGCCTTCCTGGCCTACATCGCGGCGGTGCTGCCGGCCCTCGGCGAGGTGGAGGTCGAGCAGGCGACCGTCGAAGACCTGGTCGACCGGGTGGCGGTGCGGGCGGTGGACCCACCGGCCGTGGCGGTGCTCAAGCACGACGCCCGGATGGCCGAGGTGCTGCGTCGGGCGGTAGACGGGTACCTCGGTGAGCCGACCGAGCCGATCGTCGTCTCCGACGGCTCCTTCCGCTGGCGGATCGGCCTGGAGCCGCTGCACCGGCTGGTCCAGGAGACCCGGGCCGAGCGGTTGCCGTACGCCCTAGGCCGGGAACGGGTCCGGGCCCGGGTGGTCGGGCTGCTGCAACGGCAGGCGGAGGCCCGGCGGGCGGAGTCCCCGAGTGAGGCGTGGCTGCGCCGGATGGGCCGGGCGAAGCCGGTGACGGCCTTCCTGGACACGGTCTGGCCGGCGCTGACCCCGGACGGGCTGGTGCACGCGCTGCTCGCCGAGCCCGCCCGGCTGGCCGCAGCCGCCGAGGGCCTGCTGACCCCCGCCGAGCAGGCCCTGCTGACCGACCAGGACAGCACCTCCACAGCAGGGATCAGCAGCCCTCGGTCCGGTACGAAGCTGGGGCGTACGCCGAAGGCCACCCGGTGGAGCGCCGCCGACGCCGTGTTGATCGACGAGGCGGCCGGGCTGATCGAGCGGCCGGGCAGCTACGGGCATGTGGTGGTCGACGAGGCGCAGGACCTTTCGGCCATGCAGTGCCGGGTGCTCGCCCGGCGCAGCGAGCACGGTTCGCTGACCCTGCTCGGCGACCTGGCCCAGGCGACCGCGCCGTGGGCCGCCACCGACTGGCGGGTGACCCTGGGCCACCTAGGTAAGCCGGACGCGACCGTGGTGCCGTTGACCGTCGGTTTCCGGGTACCGGCCGACGTGCTCGCCTTCGCGAACCGGTTGCTGCCCTCGCTCGCCGTGGACGTACCGCCGGCCGAGTCCTTGCGCCGCGACGGGGTGCTCACGGTGCGTACTGTGACCGATCTTTTCGGGGCGACGGTGGCCGAGGTGGGTGCGGCGCTCGCCCACGAGGGGTCGGTCGCGGTGATCGCCGCCGACGACGCGGTGGACCGGTTGGGCGCGGTGCTGGCGACGGCCGGGATCGAGACCGCGACCCCCGACGACCCGGGCGGCGGCCCGCGCGTCACCGTCCTCCCCGCCACCGCGGTCAAGGGCCTGGAGTACGACCACGTGATCGTGGTCGAGCCGGCCGCCATCGTCGCGGCCGAGCCACGCGGGCTGCACCGGCTCTACGTGGTGCTCACCCGGGCGGTCTCCCGGATGTCGGTGCTGCACAGCGCGCCCCTGCCCACGCCCTTGGGCTGA
- a CDS encoding ABC transporter ATP-binding protein, translating to MIKRVERDILARAEQVSRRYGEVLALDRVDLEVRAGELVGLLGPNGAGKSTLISLLVGLRKPTSGRVELNGADPRDPASRRQIGVTPQETGLPGTLRVGEVVDFVSAHYPDPVPQEELLDRFGLAELVRRQCGGLSGGQKRRLAVALAFLGRPRLVVLDEPTTGLDVEARHTLWEAIRAFHAEGGTVLLSSHYLEEVEALARRVVVIGQGRVLADDTVEAVRAVVGVRRVSLTVDTLPPLPGVVRTEHVDGRTHLLTADADQLVRDLVASGVEFRDLEVRPTSLEEAFLAITATDAAPVAT from the coding sequence ATGATCAAGCGCGTGGAAAGAGACATCCTCGCCCGCGCCGAACAGGTCAGCCGCCGGTACGGCGAGGTGCTCGCCCTGGACCGGGTCGACCTCGAGGTACGGGCGGGTGAACTGGTCGGCCTGCTGGGGCCCAACGGTGCCGGCAAGAGCACCCTGATCAGCCTGCTGGTCGGCCTGCGGAAGCCCACCTCGGGTCGGGTGGAACTCAACGGCGCTGATCCGCGTGACCCGGCCAGCCGACGGCAGATCGGGGTCACCCCCCAGGAGACCGGGCTGCCCGGCACCCTGCGGGTCGGCGAGGTGGTCGACTTCGTCTCCGCCCACTACCCGGACCCGGTGCCCCAAGAGGAGTTGCTCGACCGGTTCGGCCTGGCCGAGCTGGTGCGGCGGCAGTGCGGCGGGCTCTCCGGTGGGCAGAAACGCCGACTGGCGGTGGCCCTGGCCTTCCTCGGCCGCCCCCGGCTGGTGGTGCTCGACGAGCCCACGACCGGGCTGGACGTGGAGGCCCGACACACCCTGTGGGAGGCCATCCGGGCCTTCCACGCCGAGGGTGGCACCGTCCTGCTGAGCAGCCACTACCTGGAGGAGGTGGAGGCCCTGGCCCGCCGGGTGGTGGTGATCGGCCAGGGTCGGGTGCTCGCCGACGACACCGTCGAGGCGGTCCGGGCCGTGGTCGGGGTACGCCGGGTGAGCCTGACCGTCGACACGCTTCCGCCGCTGCCCGGGGTGGTACGCACCGAGCACGTCGACGGCCGCACCCACCTGCTCACCGCCGACGCCGACCAACTGGTGCGGGACCTGGTCGCCAGCGGGGTCGAGTTCCGGGATCTGGAGGTGCGCCCGACCTCGCTGGAGGAGGCGTTCCTGGCCATCACCGCCACCGACGCCGCGCCAGTGGCCACCTGA